GCTACATGGATCAGTGTACTAGGAAGGGATTCCAAGGGGTTAAATATATGGGATGATTACATTTGGGAGCCTTTTTGGAAATCCTCGACACCTGTAGCACGTGGTGAATATATGAAGGCTTTGTAGATTTCCTCCCTTTATAATCAGCTTATAGTCtactggagggagggagtgaagtgtgtgtggggggagggggtgatagaGACTTCAACTGGAAACACTGCCGTTTCTTAATTACACTGAAATACTCTGATGTGATCTTTGTTGTTCATTTTCTAGGTGtttgttaataaaaatatttcaccATAAACGGGATGACTAACACATAGAAAACAAGAGCAAGTTGTAAACGAATGGTGACCTGCGGATCCGAATCAGAGAAATGCGTTGTTTATTGGAATTTGCTAAAACCTCTCTAGCTGCCAGGGCACAGCAGAGCTGTGTAAAGGCTAAAAATACATTTGAAAAGGAAAGGAACCCCAGGTAAGAATAGGAAAGATATATAATCAAAAATGAGCAAAAGAGAATGATCAGAAATGACAAACAGAGGGAGCGGAGCGTTGGTCTGTGCAATCTCTGCACTGattcaaactctggtatacaaaGAGCAGAACTCGCTTACCTTCCCTGCCATATGCTCTGTCCATGGAGTGTTTCAGCAGTTCCTGCACCACGTTCGATTCCTTCTTACCATCCCAGGCCAGACCAGGCGTCGAAGGCTTTGGATTTTCAGTGCACTTGTAGCCATCTTGCACTTGGCTGTCCCACACAAAGACTGTAGCTGAAGGCAGGGATTGGTAAAGATGAAAGATGCATTACTGATCTCTGTTAATAGTGTTCTAAACTCAGGACTAAAACGTCATTAAAGCCTCTCTAAAAGGGAATGTGGTAATCACTCTTCCAGGAAAATGAGCGACAGAGAATAAACCTTAGATCATGCAGGCTCCAGACTGTTACCCATAAGAGATCTACGAAGGGAGGCAGTCTCAAGTTCTCAGAAAATCTTATTTGCGTTCTTCTGAAAATCTGCTGCACAGGAAGGGTATATATCAGAGCTTCACAATCTGACCTCCCCAAGATCCACAGTACAGGGAGCGTGCTAAGCTGTGTGCTCTCCCCCCTGATCGGGTGTGGAAGGAAGGGAGGTGGGAAGGGGCCCTAACAGTACCTGCTCTTGCATCCCATGAAGGCCTCCTATCAGCATTTTCCTTCCGCTTGCGTTTTCTCTGTGCTTTCTCTCTGGCTTCTGGCTCTTTGACCTCCTGCTGCTTTTTCTTCCTCCTGTGTTCAGGGGTACAAGCTGTTCTCATCTCTTTCAATGGCTCCTCTTTTGCTGAGCAGCTACAACAGTAATGGAAAAGCTATTAGAATCAACACAATAATCCTTACAGGAGTAAAAACGAGAGCCTCTGTGgttatttctctctctttctctgttacAGAAGAAATAACAGCAGCTTCTTTAGAAAAAGATCAAAAAGCAAGGAGATTGTACAAAACCATGGACTAGTTTCAGGTTTCTAGTTTAAGATGACACTACAAGACAATTGTGTTAAAACTAGTGCTGTTGACTGATCACTACTAACGATCATGGTTAAAATGAAAACCATAATCATGATTAAAATGCCAGCCTGAATTGAGTACCCTCCCCTCTTCCAGGACCACCATGGGCAAAAGCAATGGGCATTGCTCCATGTGTACATGGAAACTGTAAACCATCTAGAAAGTCTGATAGCGCAGTAAACAAACAATCCCTAGACCATTACTTGCAGCAAAGGGCTGCTCAGCCAAACGATGAGACCCATAAAGATCGCATCCTATGGAAAGGCGGGGCTTGCTACACAGACTGATCCCATTGATCCTAACAGGCCCTGGACAACAGGCAGACAGCTTATAGTGTCCAAAATATACAGAGAACTCCTCCTGCACATTGCACATAATATTCCACTGGCAGGACATCAGGCAGTGGTACGCACCAGACTGACACAGAACTTCTACTGGCTGGGAGTATCTCGAGCAGTAGCCAAACTTTTGTCGAACCTGTGATGCATGCCAGAGAGAGGGTAAGCCCCAAGATCATCCCCGAGCATCCCTAAAACCTTCATCCATTATCAGTGAGACATTTTAGAGGATAGTTGGgaacagtggtggactttgctacccgGCATCCCGAAGCAGTAGCCTTGTCCTCAGTGAAAGCAGAGAAAGTTGCCACTGGCCTACTACAAATATTTTCCCGGGTAGGATATGTTCTGTGCCCTGAAGCCAAACACCTAGCCCAGAACGTACTAGAACTCCTTAGTCTGAGTTGTGAGTGTGGAGGAATAGACCTCTGCACTGAGATGCTGTTCAAATTCCTGTGAGCAGTTTCTTTTCCTGACCTCCCCAGGTATTCTTACCTAGTAAAAAGTTCACAGTTAGATTTAATATTGAATCCTTATTTTACctgttcctgttttttttttttgttacatttgtaccccgcgctttcccactcatggcaggctcaatgcggcttacatggggcaatggagggttaagtgacttgcccagagtcacaaggagctgcctgtgcctgaagtgggaatcgaactcagttcctcagttccccaggaccaaagtccaccaccctaaccactgggccactcctccacttttaccgtttactgttctgtttttttttttgtgaaaataaacctattagtttgttagctctgttgtcctggactgagtAAGAATTCTGGCAGTTTGTGTTCTGGGTATGTGTTTTTCTAGAAACCGGGGAGTAACTTGCAGGTGGGAGACTCGCTCATAAGCAAGCGGGACCCAGTGGTGGGTGGAGGGTATGTCAATATAGGCGCAGGTGCAGGTTGCCACAGGGTTGAATCCAGCTGGATGCTAGAGGTAGCACTCAGGTGTTACATGATAGATTCCAATAGATCATCCCATGCACAGCTCGAGCACAAAATGTGGGCAATCTGTTTTATCTGCACATGGCAATTTGTGCTTaacaggaaaaggagagaggatACTCAGGCCACGATGATCAATTTCCAAGCACCGTTCTAAACAGCGCTGTAAaattagcgctggaacagcatggagagggggtatgatacatacctgtagcagttgttctccgaggacagcaggctgcttgttctcacgactgggtgacgtccgcggcagcccccaccaaccggaagaagcttcgcgggacggtcggcacgcaggacacgcccaccgcgcatgcgcggccgtcttcccgcccgtgcgcgaccgctcccgccagttgaatgactagcaaaagatgaaacacacaactccaaaggggaggagggagggtaggtgagaacaatcagcctgctgtcctcggagaacaactgctacaggtatgtatcataccctttctccgaggacaagcaggctgcttgttctcacgactggggtatccctagctctcaggctcactcaaaacaataacccaggtcaattgaacctcgcaacggcgagggtacaacaaaaattgacctacgaagaacaactaactgagagtgcagcctgaccagaataaattcgggtcctggagggtggagttggatttacaccccaaacagattctgcagcaccgactgcccgaaccgactgtcgcgtcgggtatcctgctggaggcagtaatgagatgtgaatgtgtggacagatgaccacgtcgcagccttgcagatctcttcaatagtggctgacttcaagtgggccaccgacgctgccatggctctgacactatgagccgtgacatgaccctcaagagtcagcccagcctgggcgtaagtgaaggaaatgcaatctgctagccaattggagatggtgcgtttcccgacagcgacccctagcctgttagggtcgaaagaaataaacaattgggcggactgtctgttgggctgtgtccgctccaagtagaaggccaatgctctcttgcagtccaatgtgtgcaactgacgttcagcagggcgggtatgcggcctggggaagaatgttggcaagacaattgactggttaagatggaactccgacaccaccttcggcaggaactttgggtgggtgcggagcactactctgttgtgatgaaatttggtatatggagcatgagctactagggcttgaagctcactgaccctacgagctgaagtaactgccaccaagaaaatgaccttccaggtcaagtacttcagatggcaggtattcagtggctcaaaaggaggtttcatcagctgggtgaggacgacgttgagatcccatgacacagtaggaggcttgatagggggctttgacaaaagcaagcctctcatgaatcgaacgactaaaggctctccagagatggctttaccttccacacgataatggtaagcactaatcgcactaaggtgattccttactgagttggtcttgaggccagactccgataagtgcagaaggtattcaagcaggttctgtgcagggcaagaacgaggttctagggccttgctctcacaccagacgacaaacctcctccacttgaaaaagtaactctttttagtggaatccttcctagaggcaagcaagacccgggagacaccctcagacagacccaacgcagcgaagtctacgccctcaacatccaggccgtgagagccagggattgaaggttgggatgcagcaacgctccgtcgttctgcgaaatgagagtcggaaaacactccaatctccacggttcttcggaggacaactccagaagaagagggaaccagatctgacggggccaaaagggcgctatcagaatcatggtgcctcggtcttgcttgagcttcagtaaggtcttccccaccaaaggtatgggaggatacgcatacaggaggccggtcccccaatgaaggagaaaggcatctgacgctagcctgccgtgtgtctgaagtctggaacagaacagaggcagcttgtggttggtctgagaggcgaaaagatccaccgagggggtgccccactctcggaagatcttgcgtaccactctggaatggagcgaccactcgtgcggttgcatgactctgctcagtctgtcggccagactgttgtttacgcctgccaggtacgtggcttggagaagcatgctgtgccggcatgcccagcgccacatcccgacggcttcctgacacagggggcgagatccggtgcccccctgcttgttgacataatacattgcaacctgattgtctgtccgaatttggataatttggcaggacagccgatctctgaaagccttcagtgcgttccagatcgctcggagctccaggaggttgatctgcagatccttttcctggagggaccacagaccctgggtgtgaagcccatcgacatgagctccccaccccaggcgagatgcatccgtcgtcaacactttcgtgggctgtggaatttgaaatggacgtcccagtgtcaaattggtccggatggtccaccagagcagtgaagtgcggcaactggtggagaggcggatgacatcttctagattcccggtggcttggagccactgggaagctagggtccattgagcagatctcatgtgaagacgagccatgggagtcacatggactgtggaggccatatgacccagaagtctcaacatctgccgagctgcgatctgctgagacgctctggtctgcgaagccagggccaggagattggtggccctcgcttcgggaaggtaggcctgagctgtctgggtattcagcagagctcctatgaattccagagactgagttggctggagatgggactttgggtaatttatcacaaaccccagcagctccagaagttgaatagtgcactgcatggaccggagggctcctgcctccgaggtgctcttgaccagccaatcgtcgagatatgggaacacgtgcactcccagcttgcgcaggtaggccgctaccaccacgaggcactttgtaaacactcgtggggcagaggcgagcccaaagggcagcacacaatactgaaagtgccgtgcgcccaggcggaatctgagatactgtctgtgagctggcagtatcgggatgtgagtgtatgcgtcctttaaatccagggaacatagccaatcgtttttctgaatcattggcagaagggtgcccaaggaaagcatcctgaacttttctttgaccaggaatttgttcaggcctctcaggtctaggatgggacgcatcccccctgttttcttttccacaaggaagtacctggaatagaatccctgcccttcctgcccgggtggtacgggctcgaccgcattggcgctgagaagggcggagagttcctctgcaagtacctgcttgtgatgggagctgaaagactgagctcccggaggacaatttggaggcagggaggccaaattcagggcgtatccgcaccgcactatttggagaacccactggtcggaggttaagagaggccacctttggtgaagaattttaacctccctccgaccggcaggtcgtccggtacggacacttgtagggcggctatgttcccgtggatccagtcaaaagcccgtccccggcttttgctgtggaggcgcagggggctgcttaggcgcacgctgttgacgggaacgagcgcgctggggctgtccctgtgcctgacgaggccttcgggccggctggttgtacctacgctttgcaaaagaatagggtgcagcctgccgggcccgggaaaaacgcccgcccgtgggggcgggtgctgaaggcgcccggtgggagagcttgtcgagagcggtttcccgctgatgcagttagtcaaccatctgctcgaccttctcaccaaaaatgttatccccccggcaagggacgtcagccagtctctgctgggtgcggttgtccaggtcagaggcacgcagccatgagagcctgcgcatcactataccttgggccgcagcacgagatgccacgtcacaggtgtcaaaaatccccctggacaggaactttctgcacgccttcagctgcctgaccacctcctgatatggcctggactgctccggcgggagcttatcgaccaggtccgccagctgttgcacattggtccgcatgtggatgctcatatagagcaggtaggattggatgcgggtcacgagcatggaggattggtaggccttcctcccaaacgagtccagagtgcgagactcccgccccgggggcgccgaggcggtatccctcgaactccgtgccctcttgagagcagaatccacgaccgctgagtcatggggcaactggggccgcatgagctctgggtcagagtggatcctgtactgggactctgctttcttgggaatggtggggttagttaatggtcgcacccagttccgaagcagcgtctccttcaggacattgtgcagcggtaccgtggaggactctctaggtggtgatggatagtcgaggacctcgagcatctcggccctcggctcttccacagagaccacggggaagggaatgctgatagacatatcccgcacaaaggaggcaaaggagagactctcaggaggggagagtttcctctccggtgacggcgtggggtccgagggaaggcccgtagactcctctgaggagaaatatctcgggtcctcctcttccccccatgagtcctcatcctcggtgtcggacataagctcgtgtagctgagtccggtaccgggcccggctcgacggcgaggcaccgaggtctcggtgtcgtcgagcggtggactcccgcgccggcggggacggagctccctccatcgacgtcgacggggactccacctgcgtggcggtcgagaccggcaccgcaagcggcggcggtgtcgacagccccggcgccgggctagagctcgccggcgccacagtcatcggcgtcggggcgcaagcaccccgacgccggcacagcctggcgcatcagcccttccaggatccccggaaggatggctctgaggcactcgtccagggcccgctgccgggaaaggcggtggggccggtaagggtgtcggtgccagaagctgctgggggcaggagacggcaccgaggtgccggaaccccgacgcgtcggtacctccaccaccgacggagatctctcctctctgcgatgacgcttcggcgtcgactcctcttcagggtgcaccgagggctcccggtgacggcgctttttgtcctttttccggtgcacgtcaccggcgccggagggcatggaggaggaggaggtcgatccccctcggtctcgagggtaccgggtccgacagggttcggtcccgtggctcacgagctgagggagtggccggggccgactgcccacgcggcctctcaaccccactctcaccggcggaccggcgggccgacgggacctgttctcctggggtcgctgccatcggtgccgatgtctcgggcatcgataccggtaccgaagaaccggccttcgataccgatgccggcgaggtcgacgtcgaggggccagcgcaagttccaaaaagacggtcccgtagaacttgcctcgcaacctgagtccgtttccggagaccgagacacaaagcacacgacttgagattgtgctccggcccgaggcactggaggcaccaagcgtgggtgtcggtctgcgagatcggccggccgcagcgaccacactttttaaatccactcgggaccttcgaggacatcgacggaaaaatcgcgtcggcgaagtcaaagtcggcaatggtggctaaaatcacaccacgaaaaaaacaaaccgaccgagcggccactaggccgcaacgtggcgtccccgctagaagcgagggaaaaggggagcgcgtgctccacacgcgcgaaatcccttttttttttttttttttttttaacagaaaagaaagaggaaaccgaacggggtccaaaagcgacgatccgcgtaaacacggtcgaaaaatccggcggctgaacagagagagaggcaattgcacaactctctccagtcgcggaaaaaaagtaactggcgggagcggtcgcgcacgggcgggaagacggcccgcgcatgcgcggtgggcgtgtcctgcgtgccgaccgtcccgcgaagcttcttccggttggtgggggctgccgcggacgtcacccagtcgtgagaacaagcagcctgcttgtcctcggagaaaaataaaGCCACTATGATTGAAGCTAACAGCATGCAAGTTCACACGTGCTATTAGTTTCAATCATGGGGGTACTTCTGCGAGAggactgtgcctgggcatgcacccaaggcacaatcctcccacagaagttgttcGAGGTCCGGACtgtcaaaaaaaaacccaaacaaaccatATCCTGGGCTAGAGTTTCTCCCTTATGTGGTatggaagccctgcccagtgaatcccaggatgcactgggcagcgTGATTTCTGCTGTTCCCACCTCCATCTTCAGGGtaccgggggcgggggggggggtgttaagacCACTGGGAGGGGGCCTGCAAGCATGCTGGATGAGGCTTTTCATTCATCCCCAAagctctgcaaaccctaacaccagctccgagctggtgtagggtttgccgtggcAGCAGCATCCTTGTTTGGCGTGCTGCCCGTTGAGCACTGGGCAGGAATAGTTAATGCCCTGTttatcatgcatttgcatgctacttgcagtcaGAGCCAGCAAGCTCATTTTTTCATGCTCTCACCAGCTCTGACAATGGGACAGGAGCAAACGCGCACACTAGTACAACGGTAATACCCTCTAGCGCCTACATTTGCTCCTGATTATCGGGGCATCAGAGAGCCCTGCCATCCTCCCTCCTCTGCCCCACATACCTTTCCATGGGATCTGCTTCAGACACACAATTAATATccactctcttcttcttcttcagctTAATCACGGATTCTGCTCCATCAGTGGAGGCCAACATTCCCTGGTTGCCTTCTTCACTGATACACCTGGGACCACATAGGTTGCCTTTTCCTGCCTCTTCAGGAGACCTCATGCATTCCTCTCCCAAGGTATTCTTCCacctcattttctttcttttgtgaCCCAAGTCCCCTGCAGTCTCAGCACCATTTGTGTCGGAGTGTGCTGGGACTTCCTCTCTCAACTGGCCCTTGATCCTTTTCTGTTTAGAAGTGTTTGAAGCTTCAGTCCCACCCAGGCTGCCTTCCTGAAATAGTTGAGGTGATGGAAGCAAGGAATCACGGTTAATCACGGGAGACAGTCTGTTAAGGAGTGTAGTCTCTGATTCCTGCCATTTGCCCTTGCTCGGGGATCTGAGATTTGAGGGGTCCTTGAATATTTTACTGGAGGTGGAGATGAGAAGAAAAGGTTGAGGACTTGATTTTGAAGAAGGTGAAGTGGCCCTGAGGAGAATGACAAACAGTTTAACATCACTTCCTGAACTCTGTGCATAGCAGGGTCAGAAGTCATGTGACAAGGTGTCCTAGAAGTCCCTGTACATCAAAGGTCAAATCTACTGAAGGAGGAAACTCAGAAAGTGCTGTCTTGCACACCCAGGATGTTTAACCAATGCGGGGTTTCATGGACCTTTAGCCTGACCAGAAAGGCATTTGGTACATTCCCCAGCTACAGGTAAGAATCAAGGCCTTCCCTTTCCTCAGAGACCCTCATGTCAGGAAGCGAACAGCAGCTTTCCTTCTCATCTCACACTGTGCTCCTCTAGTCACTTGGGAACTCTTCACACAAAGGAAAAGCCTGCTCTAATtacaaaattgtttttatttgagAAAATGGAGAAACAGCTTTATAGGGAAAGAAGAGGGCTAGAGGACACAGCAGGCCTGATTCCTAGTTACATTTAGAGAGAAGACGCATAAAAAGTACTGAGCTTTAAATAATCTAGTGAAGTCTCACTCTCGTTTACTTATACCCTTCTCCACAGGTTCCCCTTCCGACCTCATCCTGTACCTTCCCCTAGCAAACCTGCTCTCCTCTATCCCACCTCAAACTCTCCTTCACCCCCTAGCTACAGCCCTCTCCAGTTCCCTGTCCCCTAATCTGccctttccttagcatccctccggaccggcccaggattggactgatgggttgtgctcgccttccagcaggttggaaactgagaaaaaaaaactataggagccctggtcacgtgaccctagccccagtattttctcagtctctcagcaggtaggaagcgagcccattagtctctatTTTCTGACTTGTCTGAATTTTTTGTCTAGTTGGTACTTTATTCTGTACTTTATTCTGTGCCACAGGAATTCTTTGGAGGCTTGTTAGAATTTCAATTTTGCCTCAGGGGTGTTATACTCGGGtgtcccgggtccctcccccttttcctccccacctccctcctcttaCACCAGTGTCCCCTGAACAACCCACAGAAATCATCCACTTTCCTCTCAGCAGTATTTAGCTCTCACCTGTGTTTATCAAGAGGCCACAGCCCACTGGAGCCAGGGAGTGCGGTGCCAGGGATTTTCATGGGATGGGTGTGGCTGACGAATGAGAAGCGAGGAAGGGAATAAGCGTCAGTCCCGCTCTGCCGACGCGGGATGCTGCCCTGCAGTTATTGACATAATAAAGCTTGGTGGTCTAAAAGGGGGGTTTCCATGACcaaagagaaaataaaacaagaggccaaggagaggggagatgaaaAGAGTCAGAAACAAAAGACAGCAAGCCAAGGGGTAGGGGAGTATGGTTGGGGGTGGGATATCAGAACAAGGGTTTTGGttagaaacaaaaaaaggaaaggaggaaattaacacagcaaaaaaacaatgcatgctaaaaaattcAACATTACAACTATCTGCATTTAATGAATAAACTCAGCCCCTTTtttatattcccttccctccaaagGCATTGCTGAAATGCAGAGACCCATGTGCTGCTACAGTGACAAATAAACCCCAGAATCTGCTCACCCAAGCTTGGGGGTGGCGGAGAGGTACTAAACAGTCAACATTTAAATAGCTAGTCAGTCAATATAAATTCACACTCACCTTCTTAGCAGACAGGGCCAGCTTTTTGGCCGGTGGAGGAGACATAGTGCTGGTGCTTTCAGATGCCACACCTCCCAACGTTGAAGATTTTAATTTCATCATCTTTGCTTCCTCTGTGCTGTCCGGATCAGAATCTTGCTCCCTGGTAGGATCAGGTGTCCCGTCAGAAGCGCTGCTGTTCATGTGCTCAGGACTGCCTgcatctgcctctctctcttgCACCTGTGAGATACTCTCATTGCTTCTGGTTGAGGCTTCTGAAGGCAGCTTGGGTGAGGCAGACATGCTGAGGGTCTTGATCTCACAAGAGTTCTGTTTCTTGCCCTCCTGCTGAAACGTTTTCAGTTGTGGCTTCTTTGGCCTTTTTCCTGGCTCATCCAGGATACACGGACCATGCAAAGATTTGGTGGGAAGAGTTGGGGTCTCAACATGCAGTTTGAGAAGCGAACTTCCATTCTGAGGTTTGGGAGTTGATGGGAGAGCTGCCCTTGAGAGGAGAACCCCAGCCTCATCTGCTTCTGAGATTTTTTTCATCTGTGGGGTATCTGCacgctagagagagagagagagatcagtgTCCTGAAGAATGCACAAGTTATACAGTGCTAATCTCTTGCACGACTATGCAAAGTCTTTGACGCTCAAAGTAACGCCTGTAAGTCCAAGGGACACACACAGCGCTCCCAGAGGGTGTAGTGGTCAAGAGGAGGGAGGTTCCTTAGAAACTGAATTTCTGCCAAAGATTAGAAGAGAGTCTCAACATATGTACAGGCTCTTAATTACTGGAAAAGGCCTTTACTATCCAGAAAATACCTTCCTCGATCCTAATTTCTTAAGGTAAGAATGACCTCTCATAGAGGAAAGGGTACATTTAATCAGAGAATAGATACTGTAACAAGCAAAACAAAATATCTGGCTTTTGCATACTTATTACCAACAGACATTAAAAGTATGTGACCAGTGCCACCTGCAGGAGCACATGAACCATGAAGACCCACCAGCACCATAGCCCTGCTCATGGAAATGTATGTCACCTGCAAGAGGCATTACTACAGCCTTGCATGTTACACACAGCCTTGTTTGAGATGTAAAGGGGGGAAAGGAGCAGCAGAGTTAGGTGTAACTGCAAGCACATACACGCACCTTGCTAGGTAGCGGTGAGGAAAAGGAACCATTCATCAGGTTTTTCTTCACATGGTCTGAAACGATGCCAGTTCTTCCAGACTTCAAGAGGGAGATCTCAGAGTTTTTCCTGGAATCTGGAATTCTGCAAtgccagaacaaaaaaaaaaagtctaaagatTTACCAAACCTGTACTCCACTTATATGAAAAAGGACAACAGAAAGGTGGAAGGTTACATTCCATGGAGGTAGGGCACAAATAGGAGAGGAAGGATTTCTTGAAActaggagaggaaggagaaattaggtattacttgctaattttctttccattagtccttctcactattccagaacctgtggtatagttgtgtccatcatccagcaggtggagatagagaactgaaaactgagccgagacatttctcttagcatccagtccaggaactcagtatt
This is a stretch of genomic DNA from Microcaecilia unicolor chromosome 6, aMicUni1.1, whole genome shotgun sequence. It encodes these proteins:
- the USP36 gene encoding ubiquitin carboxyl-terminal hydrolase 36 isoform X3, which translates into the protein MPIVDKLKEALKAGRKDSAEDNELSKLLASSAKKILLQKIEFEPASKSLSYQLETLKSKYVLLNPKSQGATHQKNSDGTSIRKQGSDVTLAGCTDGVPAPQKVLFPVERLSMKWERVYRVGAGLHNLGNTCFLNSTVQCLIYTPPLANYLLSKEHSRNCHQGGFCMMCVMQNHMIQAFANSGNAIKPVSFIRDLKKIARHFRFGSQEDAHEFLRYTIDAMQKACLNGCTRLDRQTQATTLIHQIFGGYLRSRVKCSVCKSVSDTYDPYLDIALEIRQSANIVRALELFVKADLLSGENAYMCAKCKKKVPASKRFTIHRASNVLTLSLKRFANFSGGKITKDVGYPEFLNIRPYMSQNTGDAVMYGLYAVLVHSGYSCHAGHYYCYIKASNGQWYQMNDSLVHSSNIKVVLNQQAYVLFYLRIPDSRKNSEISLLKSGRTGIVSDHVKKNLMNGSFSSPLPSKVRMKKISEADEAGVLLSRAALPSTPKPQNGSSLLKLHVETPTLPTKSLHGPCILDEPGKRPKKPQLKTFQQEGKKQNSCEIKTLSMSASPKLPSEASTRSNESISQVQEREADAGSPEHMNSSASDGTPDPTREQDSDPDSTEEAKMMKLKSSTLGGVASESTSTMSPPPAKKLALSAKKGSIPRRQSGTDAYSLPRFSFVSHTHPMKIPGTALPGSSGLWPLDKHRATSPSSKSSPQPFLLISTSSKIFKDPSNLRSPSKGKWQESETTLLNRLSPVINRDSLLPSPQLFQEGSLGGTEASNTSKQKRIKGQLREEVPAHSDTNGAETAGDLGHKRKKMRWKNTLGEECMRSPEEAGKGNLCGPRCISEEGNQGMLASTDGAESVIKLKKKKRVDINCVSEADPMESCSAKEEPLKEMRTACTPEHRRKKKQQEVKEPEAREKAQRKRKRKENADRRPSWDARAATVFVWDSQVQDGYKCTENPKPSTPGLAWDGKKESNVVQELLKHSMDRAYGREVLTWDGDMSAVSQDAIQDSEGAQYKMVTDEWDEEFDSGKVKKIKKFKREKRRNFNAFQKLQNRRNFWSLTHPGKFSNIGYRF
- the USP36 gene encoding ubiquitin carboxyl-terminal hydrolase 36 isoform X1, with amino-acid sequence MPIVDKLKEALKAGRKDSAEDNELSKLLASSAKKILLQKIEFEPASKSLSYQLETLKSKYVLLNPKSQGATHQKNSDGTSIRKQGSDVTLAGCTDGVPAPQKVLFPVERLSMKWERVYRVGAGLHNLGNTCFLNSTVQCLIYTPPLANYLLSKEHSRNCHQGGFCMMCVMQNHMIQAFANSGNAIKPVSFIRDLKKIARHFRFGSQEDAHEFLRYTIDAMQKACLNGCTRLDRQTQATTLIHQIFGGYLRSRVKCSVCKSVSDTYDPYLDIALEIRQSANIVRALELFVKADLLSGENAYMCAKCKKKVPASKRFTIHRASNVLTLSLKRFANFSGGKITKDVGYPEFLNIRPYMSQNTGDAVMYGLYAVLVHSGYSCHAGHYYCYIKASNGQWYQMNDSLVHSSNIKVVLNQQAYVLFYLRIPDSRKNSEISLLKSGRTGIVSDHVKKNLMNGSFSSPLPSKVRRADTPQMKKISEADEAGVLLSRAALPSTPKPQNGSSLLKLHVETPTLPTKSLHGPCILDEPGKRPKKPQLKTFQQEGKKQNSCEIKTLSMSASPKLPSEASTRSNESISQVQEREADAGSPEHMNSSASDGTPDPTREQDSDPDSTEEAKMMKLKSSTLGGVASESTSTMSPPPAKKLALSAKKGSIPRRQSGTDAYSLPRFSFVSHTHPMKIPGTALPGSSGLWPLDKHRATSPSSKSSPQPFLLISTSSKIFKDPSNLRSPSKGKWQESETTLLNRLSPVINRDSLLPSPQLFQEGSLGGTEASNTSKQKRIKGQLREEVPAHSDTNGAETAGDLGHKRKKMRWKNTLGEECMRSPEEAGKGNLCGPRCISEEGNQGMLASTDGAESVIKLKKKKRVDINCVSEADPMESCSAKEEPLKEMRTACTPEHRRKKKQQEVKEPEAREKAQRKRKRKENADRRPSWDARAATVFVWDSQVQDGYKCTENPKPSTPGLAWDGKKESNVVQELLKHSMDRAYGREVLTWDGDMSAVSQDAIQDSEGAQYKMVTDEWDEEFDSGKVKKIKKFKREKRRNFNAFQKLQNRRNFWSLTHPGKFSNIGYRF